Proteins encoded within one genomic window of Synergistaceae bacterium:
- a CDS encoding GDP-L-fucose synthase: MDKNSKIYVAGHRGMVGSAIMRELTRQGYNNIITRTHTELDLTRQNEVEKFFASERPEYVFLAAAKVGGIAANSEALADFMYINMILEMNVIHAAFMNNCKKLEFLGSSCIYPRLAQQPIKEEYLLTGSLEKTNEAYALAKISGLKYCEFLNKQYNTDYISVMPCNLYGLNDNYHPEHSHVLPALIRRFHEAKINNLSSVTCWGDGSPLREFLYVDDLAELCVFLMNNYSGNEIVNAGSGKEISIKDLTHLVAEVVGYQGQILWDKSKPNGTPRKLMDVSKAQKMGWHDKTSLRDGIKLSYEDFKRKFRE, from the coding sequence ATGGATAAGAATTCAAAAATTTATGTAGCAGGACATCGCGGCATGGTAGGTTCTGCAATAATGCGCGAATTAACTAGACAGGGCTATAATAACATAATAACCCGCACACACACAGAACTTGATTTAACGCGTCAAAATGAAGTCGAAAAATTTTTTGCGAGTGAACGGCCTGAATATGTTTTCTTAGCGGCGGCCAAAGTCGGAGGAATTGCGGCAAATTCTGAAGCACTGGCAGATTTCATGTATATAAATATGATTTTAGAGATGAACGTAATTCATGCGGCTTTCATGAATAACTGCAAAAAATTAGAGTTTCTAGGCTCGTCATGCATATATCCCCGATTAGCGCAGCAACCCATCAAAGAAGAGTATTTATTAACGGGCTCACTTGAGAAGACTAACGAGGCTTATGCATTGGCGAAAATTTCAGGCTTGAAATACTGCGAATTCCTGAACAAGCAATATAACACGGATTATATATCAGTAATGCCCTGTAACTTATACGGCCTAAATGATAATTATCACCCCGAACACAGTCATGTTTTACCCGCCTTAATACGCCGTTTTCACGAGGCAAAAATAAATAATTTATCAAGTGTAACATGCTGGGGCGACGGGAGCCCGTTGCGAGAATTCTTATATGTTGATGACTTGGCCGAACTTTGTGTATTTCTCATGAATAATTATTCCGGAAATGAGATAGTCAACGCAGGCAGCGGCAAGGAAATCAGCATAAAAGATTTAACGCATTTAGTAGCTGAAGTAGTAGGCTATCAGGGCCAAATTTTATGGGATAAGTCAAAGCCGAACGGAACGCCGCGCAAATTAATGGATGTGAGTAAAGCTCAAAAAATGGGCTGGCATGACAAAACGAGCTTACGAGACGGCATTAAATTATCATATGAAGATTTCAAACGCAAATTTCGTGAATGA
- the rlmN gene encoding 23S rRNA (adenine(2503)-C(2))-methyltransferase RlmN: MNYDALELSINDWELLFANWNEKKFRAAQVCQWIYAKKEFSYNGMSNLSINLRDKLSGQVFINLPVMIREQVSKDGTKKFLWQFTDNSRVESVLLNHGGHKTACISSQVGCPLNCAFCYTGSMGFTRNLTRGEILGQFLLMEKINKSDINNIVFMGMGEPLLNENNIFSVIRSLNNKNMRNLGARHITISTSGIVPGIEDLADFEIPIRLSISLHAPNDILRNKLMPVNKQYPLQKLINALRRYKDRTGERITIEYALIDRVNDDVSLAYEMAALLDGLEPYINLIPFNPIPNRPDLRRSSDTRIKEFCAALSSLKIEYELRKERGTDIMAACGQLAINNRAQ, from the coding sequence ATGAATTATGACGCATTAGAATTATCAATTAACGACTGGGAATTATTATTTGCGAACTGGAACGAAAAAAAATTTAGGGCGGCACAAGTCTGTCAATGGATTTATGCAAAAAAGGAATTCAGCTATAACGGAATGAGCAATCTTTCTATAAATTTACGCGATAAATTAAGCGGACAAGTTTTTATTAATCTTCCCGTTATGATACGTGAGCAGGTTTCTAAAGACGGCACGAAAAAATTTTTATGGCAGTTTACCGACAATTCACGAGTTGAAAGCGTATTACTCAATCACGGCGGACACAAAACCGCTTGTATATCTAGTCAGGTGGGCTGTCCTCTTAATTGCGCATTCTGTTATACGGGCTCAATGGGCTTTACTAGGAATTTAACACGAGGTGAGATTTTAGGGCAGTTTCTCTTAATGGAAAAAATTAATAAATCTGACATTAATAATATAGTCTTCATGGGAATGGGGGAGCCTCTTTTGAACGAGAATAATATTTTTTCGGTTATACGCTCGCTGAATAATAAAAATATGCGTAATCTTGGCGCAAGACATATCACTATATCGACGTCCGGAATTGTACCGGGAATTGAAGATTTAGCAGATTTTGAGATACCCATTAGATTATCTATTTCACTTCACGCGCCGAATGATATTTTACGTAATAAATTAATGCCTGTTAATAAGCAATACCCGTTACAGAAATTAATTAATGCTCTCAGACGCTATAAAGACAGAACAGGCGAAAGAATTACGATTGAATATGCCTTAATTGACCGTGTAAATGATGATGTCTCACTTGCTTATGAGATGGCGGCGTTACTTGATGGGCTTGAGCCTTATATTAACTTGATACCGTTTAATCCCATTCCTAACAGGCCGGATTTAAGACGTTCGAGCGACACAAGAATTAAAGAGTTTTGCGCGGCTCTGTCAAGTCTCAAAATTGAGTACGAATTACGCAAAGAAAGAGGGACTGATATAATGGCGGCTTGCGGTCAACTGGCTATAAATAACCGGGCTCAATAA